From Acidipropionibacterium acidipropionici, one genomic window encodes:
- a CDS encoding dihydrofolate reductase family protein: MMSATVLYMSISVDGFIAGPNVSRTNGLGDGGERLHEWVFGAGRSPADDQAEWFGDHGVHDGGSVADRLTGVDRQVWDEFMATGSVLAGRGTFEPADGWGGDHHDGVPIFILSRHPAPPEFADLPLVSYISDLADAVHRAKAAAGERNVMVHGAGVAQRMLRAGLLDEIQLHMIPVLLGQGRRLFDGLPAEQIELEPLSARQGAQALHLRYAVRRSPSASGA; the protein is encoded by the coding sequence ATGATGTCAGCGACTGTGCTCTACATGTCGATATCGGTGGACGGCTTCATCGCCGGGCCCAATGTCTCGCGGACCAATGGCCTCGGGGACGGCGGGGAGCGTCTCCACGAGTGGGTCTTCGGAGCCGGCCGATCACCCGCCGATGACCAGGCGGAGTGGTTCGGCGACCACGGCGTCCACGACGGCGGATCGGTCGCGGACCGCCTCACCGGCGTCGACCGCCAGGTGTGGGACGAGTTCATGGCGACGGGCTCGGTGCTGGCAGGACGCGGCACCTTCGAGCCCGCAGACGGCTGGGGAGGCGACCACCACGACGGCGTCCCCATCTTCATCCTCAGCCGCCACCCCGCCCCGCCCGAGTTCGCGGACCTCCCGCTGGTCAGCTACATCAGCGATCTGGCCGACGCCGTGCACCGGGCGAAGGCCGCGGCCGGAGAGCGCAATGTCATGGTCCACGGCGCGGGGGTGGCGCAGCGCATGCTCCGCGCCGGCCTGCTCGACGAGATCCAGCTCCACATGATCCCGGTGCTGCTGGGACAGGGACGGCGACTCTTCGACGGGCTGCCGGCAGAGCAGATCGAGCTGGAACCGCTGAGCGCGCGACAGGGCGCCCAGGCGCTGCACCTGCGCTACGCCGTCCGCCGATCCCCGAGCGCGTCGGGCGCCTGA
- a CDS encoding PEP/pyruvate-binding domain-containing protein: MNLLWFRDISRTDIETVGGKGANLGELTTAGIPVPPGFVLTTDAYRRAIAEAGIAGELASLAGSVDPKDPAGTDQTAARIAALFSDVTIPEGIRSDLLAAWSALGRPPVAVRSSATTEDLEDASFAGQQETYLYVRGEHAVLDAVRDCWTSLFTARALTYRAERGIGAEDLALAVVIQEMAPADAAGVMFTANPATGRREETLISAAWGLGEAVVSGMVDTDDLVVDTAASVVLSRDTADKAVMVVPDAESGTDRRPVPPLRRSAPVLTDAQALDLAAWGTRIAEHYGAPQDIEWALAGTGFVITQARPIVSLPAPTGPRPTSWPVPRRHAGFFRASIIEQMPDPLSPLFADLAGEHVFPAMDETLTDASGRPGFARGKGMAFITINGYAYYQYGDADMAAMMGKATLMTPRIATKGLGGPRFWRTRALPRYRAVVEEESARDLGSAKARDLLSSAERLSHAGFAYYTAVQTVIPVVVTAETTLTAFCRRVHRAGDPDPASLLFGYDSAPIRTEQSLYDLGTWARQHTALARALLDAGRFPRECPPEVDPGIWTQFEDRLAEHLRRYGHATYTLDLMRPVAADTPDLLWEVFAMYLRGEGTDPTARRDRASKDREAGAERIRGHLSRPIRRTFDRLLGWAQRLAPVREDALAGVGLGWPAARRALRTLGSRLVTAGTLAEPDEVFWLRRDELAELAASLDAGVTTLPTRAAVVDERQRIWRGQALAQPPQMLPERSIWHIWDRFMPARESNDAVLRGIGGSGGTVTFPVRVLTDPSEFATFRPGEILVAAITTPAWTPLFAMAAGVITDIGGPLSHSSIVAREYGIPAVLGTGSATRSLRTGEVVTIDGTAGTVRRTDTDRP, translated from the coding sequence ATGAACCTGCTCTGGTTCCGTGACATCTCCCGCACAGACATCGAGACGGTGGGCGGCAAGGGCGCCAACCTGGGCGAGTTGACGACGGCCGGGATCCCCGTGCCGCCGGGCTTCGTCCTCACCACCGACGCCTATCGGCGGGCGATCGCCGAGGCCGGGATCGCCGGCGAGCTGGCGTCACTGGCCGGCTCGGTGGATCCCAAGGACCCCGCCGGCACCGACCAGACGGCCGCCCGGATCGCCGCGCTGTTCAGCGACGTCACGATTCCCGAGGGCATCCGCTCCGATCTCCTCGCAGCATGGAGCGCCCTCGGCAGACCGCCGGTCGCTGTCCGCTCCTCGGCCACCACCGAGGATCTGGAGGACGCCAGCTTCGCCGGGCAGCAGGAGACCTACCTGTACGTCCGCGGCGAGCATGCCGTCCTGGACGCCGTCCGCGACTGCTGGACCTCGCTGTTCACCGCCCGCGCCCTGACCTACCGGGCCGAGCGCGGCATCGGCGCCGAGGACCTCGCCCTGGCGGTGGTGATCCAGGAGATGGCACCTGCCGACGCCGCCGGCGTCATGTTCACCGCCAATCCCGCAACCGGACGCCGCGAGGAGACCCTCATCTCGGCCGCCTGGGGGCTGGGCGAAGCCGTGGTCTCCGGCATGGTGGACACCGACGATCTGGTCGTCGACACAGCGGCCTCCGTGGTGCTCTCACGCGATACCGCCGACAAGGCCGTGATGGTGGTCCCCGATGCCGAGAGCGGTACCGACCGTCGGCCGGTCCCCCCGCTCCGGCGGTCAGCGCCGGTGCTCACCGACGCCCAGGCTCTGGATCTGGCCGCCTGGGGCACGCGCATCGCCGAGCACTACGGGGCGCCCCAGGACATCGAATGGGCCCTGGCCGGCACCGGATTCGTCATCACCCAGGCCCGCCCGATCGTCTCCCTTCCTGCCCCGACCGGCCCCAGGCCGACCTCCTGGCCGGTGCCGCGTCGTCATGCCGGGTTCTTCCGCGCCAGCATCATCGAGCAGATGCCCGATCCGCTCAGCCCCCTGTTCGCCGACCTCGCCGGTGAGCACGTCTTCCCCGCAATGGACGAGACCCTCACCGACGCCTCGGGGCGCCCCGGATTCGCCCGCGGCAAGGGCATGGCCTTCATCACCATCAACGGGTACGCCTACTACCAGTACGGCGACGCCGACATGGCCGCGATGATGGGCAAAGCGACCCTGATGACCCCTCGCATCGCGACCAAGGGCCTCGGTGGGCCCCGATTCTGGCGCACCCGGGCACTCCCCCGCTACCGGGCCGTCGTCGAGGAGGAGTCGGCGCGCGATCTGGGGTCGGCGAAGGCCCGGGACCTGCTGAGCTCGGCCGAGCGTCTGTCCCATGCCGGGTTCGCCTATTACACCGCCGTCCAGACCGTCATCCCGGTGGTCGTCACCGCCGAGACCACTCTCACCGCATTCTGCAGACGGGTGCACCGCGCTGGCGACCCCGATCCGGCATCCCTGCTGTTCGGCTACGACTCCGCCCCGATCCGCACCGAGCAGTCCCTCTACGACCTCGGCACCTGGGCCCGGCAGCACACCGCCCTGGCACGGGCACTGCTGGACGCCGGGAGGTTTCCGCGGGAATGCCCGCCCGAGGTGGACCCGGGGATCTGGACGCAGTTCGAGGACCGGCTGGCCGAGCACCTGCGCCGGTACGGGCACGCCACCTACACCCTGGATCTCATGCGCCCAGTGGCGGCCGACACCCCGGACCTCCTGTGGGAGGTCTTCGCCATGTACCTGCGCGGCGAGGGCACCGATCCGACAGCGCGCCGGGACAGAGCATCGAAGGACCGCGAGGCGGGAGCCGAGCGGATCCGCGGACATCTGTCCCGACCGATCCGCCGCACCTTCGACCGGCTGCTGGGCTGGGCGCAGCGCCTTGCGCCGGTCCGGGAGGACGCCCTGGCCGGGGTCGGCCTGGGGTGGCCGGCCGCCCGGCGGGCGCTGCGCACCCTGGGGTCGCGACTTGTGACGGCCGGCACTCTGGCCGAGCCCGATGAGGTGTTCTGGCTGCGCCGCGACGAGCTCGCCGAGCTGGCGGCGTCCCTGGACGCCGGCGTCACAACACTGCCGACCCGGGCCGCCGTCGTCGATGAGAGACAGCGCATCTGGCGCGGCCAGGCACTGGCCCAGCCCCCGCAGATGCTGCCCGAGCGCTCGATCTGGCACATCTGGGACCGATTCATGCCGGCCCGGGAGAGCAATGACGCCGTGCTGCGCGGCATCGGAGGCAGCGGGGGCACCGTCACCTTCCCGGTACGGGTGCTCACCGACCCTAGCGAGTTCGCCACCTTCCGGCCCGGCGAGATCCTGGTGGCGGCCATCACCACGCCCGCCTGGACACCGCTGTTCGCGATGGCGGCCGGGGTGATCACCGACATAGGCGGGCCGCTCAGCCACTCCTCGATCGTGGCCCGGGAGTACGGGATCCCGGCGGTCCTGGGCACCGGTTCGGCCACCCGCTCGCTGCGCACCGGCGAGGTGGTGACGATCGACGGGACGGCGGGGACCGTGCGCAGGACCGACACGGACAGACCCTGA
- a CDS encoding NAD(P)-dependent oxidoreductase — protein MRLFVVGATGRTGGLVVQQALERGHEVTAFTRRPEAVGLSHPQLHVARGDGLNVADLSQVVGHDAVLSIVAAPDRRPTTLAEQVARNLVRAMSAAGVARLVVTSSHALVATRPKAALLLVRALLRHAYADARNMEAVLRASDLDWRIVRANRLVDGPGVGSVVRMPGGRDFDGGLNELSRADLAATLLDVVADDALVRQAIEVTGARLP, from the coding sequence ATGAGGTTGTTCGTTGTCGGCGCGACCGGGCGCACGGGTGGCTTGGTCGTCCAGCAGGCACTGGAGCGAGGGCATGAGGTCACGGCATTCACCAGGCGTCCGGAGGCGGTGGGGCTGAGCCATCCGCAGCTGCATGTGGCGCGAGGGGACGGTCTGAACGTCGCCGACCTCTCTCAGGTCGTCGGCCACGACGCCGTCCTGTCGATCGTGGCTGCCCCGGATCGCCGGCCCACGACGCTCGCCGAGCAGGTTGCGCGAAATCTCGTGAGGGCCATGTCCGCGGCCGGTGTCGCCAGACTCGTGGTGACGAGCAGCCATGCGCTGGTGGCGACCAGGCCGAAAGCCGCCCTGCTGCTCGTACGGGCGCTGCTGCGTCACGCATATGCAGATGCCCGCAATATGGAGGCGGTCCTGCGGGCTTCCGACCTGGACTGGCGGATCGTGCGAGCGAATCGGCTTGTCGACGGGCCGGGAGTGGGATCAGTGGTGCGGATGCCGGGTGGCCGGGATTTCGACGGCGGGCTCAACGAGCTGAGCCGGGCCGATCTGGCGGCCACTCTCCTGGACGTTGTGGCCGATGATGCCCTGGTGCGGCAGGCCATCGAGGTGACGGGAGCGCGCCTCC